One region of Clavibacter michiganensis subsp. tessellarius genomic DNA includes:
- a CDS encoding carboxypeptidase regulatory-like domain-containing protein, giving the protein MQHARRRALVGLLSLALVASAQAGLATGASAAPASGSEAAAAPAALAFTAAPAPTVTGTTEVGSTLTAVTGTWTPTPGTFLYRWSRDGVAIQGATRATYALVAADQGKRITVSVTAVKTRYPSTTRTSEPTAPVAPKGGAPVAALPFTSAPVPTLSGSVTVGGTVTAVPGTWSPTPRLAYQWFAGSAPIAGATSSTYSPVAQDLGKTLTVSVAAFRDGYATTTRMSAGATVTQGTFPERTFVIRGDARVGEHLDVANETFSYEATQTVTWAADGVTIPGATTVRYQPVVADIGKRITATITGSAPGFATETRTTTPTAPVVAADTPPAVATGVVAGRAFLGSVADANLLGDGEVTAYRESDGVGWSAPLVDGSFEVTGLAPGEYTLVVGSVVDGTYVSQFYRAPGDAATATRFTVANDRTVRLDVVVETGASISGTITTSDGKPAFGSEVEVFRARGGVVASIRTDESGAFLITSRDLTPGQYEVRISAPFVNPEGYIGEWYGDTDDRNKATRITVVGKEAITGIDAELILGSRLEGIVRKPNTVGYAGADVYLVPETAALLGSDPRTGTLGRTDASGRFDFQKITPGRYYVYVAPNRYEAPSYAPRWVGGTGTLATATVLTARRGADLAPLDVTLRQDASVTARLVGVTAPGFEDYATVELLQDGVVKGTSGASRTSPAFVANVEPGTYRVRVSYYRDFAPVPTWWAGGTGADRSQLVVGADRSVSIAVRAAPGTGIAG; this is encoded by the coding sequence ATGCAGCACGCACGTCGTCGAGCCCTCGTCGGGCTCCTCTCCCTGGCCCTCGTGGCCTCCGCGCAGGCGGGACTCGCCACGGGCGCATCCGCAGCCCCCGCATCCGGATCCGAGGCCGCCGCCGCCCCGGCCGCGCTCGCGTTCACCGCCGCGCCCGCGCCCACCGTCACGGGCACGACCGAGGTCGGCTCGACGCTCACGGCCGTCACCGGCACGTGGACCCCGACCCCCGGCACCTTCCTGTACCGCTGGTCGCGCGACGGCGTCGCCATCCAGGGCGCGACCCGGGCGACGTACGCGCTCGTCGCGGCCGACCAGGGGAAGCGGATCACCGTCTCCGTCACCGCGGTCAAGACCCGCTACCCGTCGACCACCCGCACGAGCGAGCCGACCGCCCCGGTCGCGCCGAAGGGCGGCGCGCCCGTCGCGGCCCTGCCGTTCACCTCCGCGCCCGTGCCGACCCTGTCCGGATCCGTGACCGTCGGCGGCACCGTCACGGCCGTCCCCGGCACCTGGTCGCCCACCCCGCGCCTCGCGTACCAGTGGTTCGCCGGATCCGCGCCCATCGCCGGCGCGACCTCCTCCACCTACTCGCCCGTCGCCCAGGACCTCGGCAAGACGCTCACCGTCTCGGTCGCGGCGTTCCGCGACGGGTACGCGACCACCACGCGCATGAGCGCGGGCGCGACCGTCACGCAGGGCACCTTCCCGGAGCGCACCTTCGTCATCCGCGGCGACGCGCGCGTGGGCGAGCACCTCGACGTGGCGAACGAGACGTTCTCCTACGAGGCGACCCAGACGGTCACCTGGGCCGCCGACGGCGTCACGATCCCCGGCGCCACGACGGTGCGCTACCAGCCCGTCGTCGCCGACATCGGCAAGCGCATCACGGCCACGATCACCGGCTCGGCCCCCGGCTTCGCGACGGAGACCCGCACGACCACGCCCACGGCGCCGGTCGTCGCCGCCGACACCCCGCCGGCCGTCGCGACCGGCGTCGTCGCCGGCCGCGCCTTCCTCGGATCCGTCGCCGACGCGAACCTCCTGGGCGACGGCGAGGTGACGGCGTACCGCGAGTCCGACGGCGTCGGCTGGTCCGCTCCGCTCGTGGACGGGTCCTTCGAGGTGACGGGCCTGGCGCCCGGGGAGTACACGCTCGTCGTGGGGTCCGTCGTCGACGGGACGTACGTCAGCCAGTTCTACCGCGCACCCGGGGACGCCGCGACGGCCACCCGGTTCACCGTCGCGAACGACCGCACCGTGCGGCTCGACGTGGTCGTCGAGACCGGCGCCTCGATCAGCGGCACGATCACGACGAGCGACGGGAAGCCCGCCTTCGGCTCCGAGGTCGAGGTGTTCCGCGCCCGAGGCGGCGTGGTCGCGTCCATCCGCACCGACGAGTCCGGCGCGTTCCTCATCACGTCCCGCGACCTCACGCCCGGCCAGTACGAGGTGCGCATCAGCGCCCCCTTCGTGAACCCCGAGGGCTACATCGGCGAGTGGTACGGCGACACCGACGACCGGAACAAGGCCACGCGGATCACGGTCGTCGGCAAGGAGGCGATCACCGGGATCGACGCCGAGCTCATCCTCGGCAGCCGCCTCGAGGGCATCGTGCGGAAGCCCAACACGGTCGGCTACGCGGGAGCGGACGTCTACCTCGTGCCCGAGACCGCCGCGCTGCTCGGCAGCGACCCGCGCACCGGGACCCTCGGGCGCACGGACGCATCCGGCCGCTTCGACTTCCAGAAGATCACGCCCGGCCGCTACTACGTGTACGTCGCGCCGAACCGGTACGAGGCACCGTCCTACGCCCCGCGCTGGGTCGGCGGCACCGGCACGCTCGCGACCGCGACCGTCCTCACCGCCCGCCGCGGCGCGGACCTCGCGCCCCTCGACGTGACGCTCCGCCAGGACGCCTCCGTGACCGCGCGCCTCGTCGGCGTGACGGCTCCCGGCTTCGAGGACTACGCGACCGTCGAGCTGCTGCAGGACGGGGTCGTGAAGGGCACCAGCGGCGCATCCCGCACCTCCCCGGCCTTCGTGGCGAACGTGGAGCCGGGCACCTACCGCGTCCGGGTCTCGTACTACCGCGACTTCGCGCCGGTCCCGACCTGGTGGGCCGGCGGCACGGGCGCCGACCGCTCGCAGCTCGTCGTGGGCGCGGACCGCAGCGTGAGCATCGCGGTGCGCGCGGCGCCGGGCACGGGCATCGCGGGGTAG
- a CDS encoding VOC family protein — protein MLGEHPVGVVLLTRDMAASRRFYAEALGLEVAEESESAITYRSGGTDLTVTSSTVGSKDEQTKASWKVRDLRAELDQLAERGVHPEEYDTDELRTVDGIADHAGVWSAWITDPDGNSLGIEQPK, from the coding sequence ATGCTCGGAGAGCACCCCGTCGGCGTCGTCCTGCTCACGCGGGACATGGCCGCATCACGCCGCTTCTACGCCGAGGCCCTGGGGCTCGAGGTCGCGGAGGAGTCCGAGTCGGCGATCACCTACCGCTCCGGCGGCACCGACCTCACCGTCACGTCGAGCACCGTGGGTTCGAAGGACGAGCAGACGAAGGCGTCGTGGAAGGTGCGCGACCTCCGCGCCGAGCTCGACCAGCTGGCGGAGCGCGGCGTGCACCCCGAGGAGTACGACACGGACGAGCTGCGGACCGTCGACGGCATCGCGGACCACGCGGGCGTCTGGTCGGCGTGGATCACGGATCCCGACGGCAACTCGCTGGGCATCGAGCAGCCGAAGTAG
- a CDS encoding pentapeptide repeat-containing protein: MAASTRILPPRISDPRLEGLADGDPSDLDAHASFERLRFADADLSDADLVDIGFEECALERIRLHEADLTAASLVDVLASRLDAPVLKAPRIRMRDVRLEGSRVGSAELYDASLSSVHIADCRLGFVNLRGSKITDLLITDCAIEELDLRGTSGMRVAFARTTIGTLDLADSSLTHLDLRGAEIHDLDTPDGLRGAVLDSTQLMGLGPVFARHFRVRVED; the protein is encoded by the coding sequence ATGGCCGCATCGACCCGCATCCTCCCGCCCCGCATCAGCGACCCGCGGCTCGAGGGCCTCGCCGACGGCGACCCGTCCGACCTCGACGCGCACGCGAGCTTCGAGCGGCTGCGCTTCGCCGACGCCGACCTCTCGGACGCCGACCTCGTCGACATCGGGTTCGAGGAGTGCGCGCTCGAGCGCATCCGCCTGCACGAGGCCGACCTCACGGCCGCGAGCCTCGTGGACGTGCTCGCCTCCCGCCTCGACGCGCCCGTGCTGAAGGCGCCGCGGATCCGGATGCGCGACGTGCGCCTCGAGGGCTCGCGCGTGGGATCCGCCGAGCTCTACGACGCGTCGCTCTCGTCGGTGCACATCGCCGACTGCCGCCTCGGCTTCGTGAACCTGCGCGGCTCGAAGATCACGGACCTGCTCATCACCGACTGCGCCATCGAGGAGCTGGACCTCCGCGGCACGTCCGGCATGCGCGTCGCGTTCGCGCGCACCACCATCGGCACGCTCGACCTCGCCGACTCGTCGCTCACCCACCTCGACCTCCGCGGGGCCGAGATCCACGATCTCGACACCCCGGACGGCCTCCGCGGCGCCGTGCTCGACTCCACCCAGCTCATGGGGCTCGGCCCGGTCTTCGCGCGGCACTTCCGCGTGCGCGTGGAGGACTGA
- a CDS encoding UvrD-helicase domain-containing protein — protein MRDQYNNDAFVPDHLASSRREVLGRMASFAERARASGPLSLPRGWHQYKHDSLIAFFAIPGSDSEASRWIAEVVPGRRQDVIFWTSTTTDQKEELIDYARNLTKPNIDVSAIWEESLVSANLHFVAKDADSAPDVEISLPHLASSVTKGWTYDQWLDEISRDQRSFVEAPTEKSIRLRGPAGSGKTLALTLKALREVLSAREKGVEIRVLIVTHSWSLASEVADSLASMGMGLVEEVDVFPLLTIAQSIAPQFIREDTDFNLLGNDSLSGKLEQLREISDVLEAFVQGDWVTYRAGVTPALAARFDSEDEDDQLALAWDLLVEFGSVIGAAAIFPGAGAINRYEQLSRAGWMMPLLNRADLRVTFALYSRFMESLEARSLLTSDQVLSDVLNHLETHAWNRARKSEGYDLIFVDEFHLFSPLERHVLHYLSRDVSKYPSIFMAVDPRQSPSEAFIGVAADDTHSGPLNGDEGLGDVDNFELTTVHRFTPQILNLIKHVHHRFPTLDLGQDWDIDFSTVESTQNAGPVPQLVLSASSEGELFDINTAVQDLYSSGRTALAIVDQRQWNRYSRLAADISKSGRYHVSTIAGRSDVDGLGYRRRGLIVGPAEYLAGLQFENVIVAGIPDLLSTATVNERTRYLSLLYLALSRAEKEVRLFVNDEDSPVPDVLQQAVAANVLTRSRGSHT, from the coding sequence ATGCGAGATCAGTATAACAATGATGCGTTTGTCCCCGATCATCTTGCAAGTTCACGCCGTGAGGTACTTGGGCGAATGGCGTCATTCGCGGAGCGGGCTCGGGCTTCCGGCCCACTTTCCCTTCCCCGTGGATGGCATCAATACAAGCACGACAGCTTAATTGCGTTCTTTGCAATCCCTGGCTCGGACTCAGAAGCGAGCCGCTGGATTGCTGAAGTCGTACCTGGACGTCGTCAGGATGTAATTTTTTGGACATCCACAACGACTGATCAAAAAGAAGAATTAATTGATTACGCGCGCAATCTCACGAAGCCGAACATAGACGTAAGCGCGATCTGGGAAGAGAGTCTTGTTTCGGCCAACTTACACTTTGTAGCCAAAGATGCCGACTCAGCGCCCGACGTCGAAATTTCGCTCCCTCACCTAGCGTCGAGCGTCACAAAGGGCTGGACTTACGACCAATGGCTTGATGAGATTAGCCGCGACCAGCGGTCATTTGTTGAAGCACCCACGGAAAAGTCTATCCGTCTGCGCGGACCAGCCGGTTCCGGGAAGACGCTCGCCCTTACTCTGAAGGCCTTACGCGAAGTCCTTTCGGCGCGCGAAAAGGGTGTTGAGATACGCGTGCTGATTGTGACGCATAGCTGGTCCCTTGCATCGGAGGTCGCGGACTCTCTCGCTTCGATGGGCATGGGCCTAGTTGAAGAAGTAGATGTGTTTCCCCTACTGACAATCGCACAGTCGATAGCGCCGCAATTCATTCGCGAGGATACCGACTTTAATCTTCTTGGAAACGACAGCCTTAGCGGCAAATTAGAACAGCTCCGTGAAATCTCCGATGTGCTTGAAGCTTTTGTGCAAGGCGACTGGGTTACTTACCGAGCGGGGGTCACTCCCGCGCTTGCAGCACGCTTCGACTCCGAAGATGAAGACGACCAGCTCGCGCTTGCCTGGGATCTCCTAGTCGAATTCGGCTCCGTTATCGGAGCTGCCGCAATCTTTCCGGGAGCGGGCGCGATTAACCGATACGAACAGCTGTCTCGGGCTGGCTGGATGATGCCTTTACTGAACCGAGCAGACTTGCGCGTAACATTTGCGCTTTACTCGCGCTTTATGGAAAGCCTGGAAGCGCGTTCGCTGCTGACATCCGACCAAGTTCTTTCCGACGTGCTGAATCATCTTGAAACGCATGCGTGGAACCGCGCTCGCAAGAGCGAGGGCTATGATCTCATTTTTGTTGACGAATTCCATCTATTCAGCCCGCTGGAGCGCCACGTTCTCCACTACCTTTCGCGCGACGTCTCAAAGTATCCTAGTATTTTCATGGCAGTAGACCCGCGTCAATCTCCGTCAGAGGCGTTTATTGGTGTTGCTGCAGATGACACCCATTCGGGCCCATTAAACGGAGACGAAGGATTGGGAGATGTTGATAATTTCGAGCTTACAACCGTACACCGGTTCACGCCGCAAATTTTGAACCTAATCAAACATGTCCACCACCGCTTCCCCACGCTCGATCTGGGCCAGGACTGGGATATCGACTTCTCGACCGTTGAATCAACGCAGAACGCTGGGCCCGTACCGCAATTAGTGCTTTCCGCATCAAGCGAAGGGGAGCTCTTCGATATTAATACTGCCGTTCAGGATCTGTATTCTTCAGGTCGGACGGCGCTCGCTATCGTGGATCAACGCCAGTGGAACCGCTACAGTAGACTCGCAGCCGATATTAGCAAGTCGGGAAGGTATCACGTTTCTACGATAGCGGGGCGTTCCGACGTGGACGGACTCGGCTATAGACGCCGCGGTCTCATCGTCGGCCCTGCCGAATACTTGGCTGGCCTTCAATTCGAAAACGTGATAGTCGCTGGAATTCCCGATTTATTATCTACCGCGACAGTCAACGAACGAACTCGTTACCTCTCACTTCTCTACCTCGCTTTAAGTCGCGCAGAGAAAGAAGTGCGTCTTTTTGTGAATGATGAGGACAGCCCCGTTCCAGACGTCTTGCAGCAGGCGGTCGCGGCTAACGTACTAACGCGCTCAAGAGGGAGCCACACATAG
- a CDS encoding FecCD family ABC transporter permease, whose amino-acid sequence MRHRIPRRDRIVLAALVVGILAAAAVGISTGAYPLSPAASLDALLGGGDPQARFIVVDQRLPRVVVAVAVGAALGLSGLVFQSVSRNPLGSPDVIGFSTGAATGGLVAILVAGSSSAASVGLGTVVGGFATALAVHLMSSRTATTGERLVLVGIAVGAMLASVNDFLITRSDVELAQAAATWRFGTLNAISWPQVGPALAVLAVLVPLAFLGERPLRLLEMGDDTARALGLAVDRWRPTLLAAGVGLAAVGVAAVGPVGFVALAAPHLARRMMPASAGRMLPALVVGALLLSVADLVAGRLLSPFQIPVGLATSALGGLYLLWLLAAPDPTRRASARR is encoded by the coding sequence GTGAGGCACCGGATCCCGCGGAGAGACCGCATCGTGCTGGCCGCGCTCGTCGTCGGCATCCTCGCCGCCGCGGCGGTCGGGATCAGCACGGGCGCGTACCCGCTGTCGCCGGCGGCGTCGCTCGACGCGCTCCTCGGCGGCGGGGATCCGCAGGCGCGCTTCATCGTCGTCGACCAGCGCCTGCCGCGCGTCGTCGTCGCCGTCGCGGTCGGCGCGGCGCTCGGCCTCAGCGGCCTCGTGTTCCAGAGCGTCTCGCGCAACCCGCTCGGCAGCCCGGACGTCATCGGCTTCAGCACGGGCGCGGCCACGGGCGGGCTCGTCGCGATCCTGGTGGCCGGATCCTCGTCCGCGGCCTCCGTCGGCCTCGGCACCGTCGTGGGCGGCTTCGCGACCGCCCTCGCCGTGCACCTGATGAGCTCCCGCACCGCGACCACGGGCGAGCGGCTCGTGCTGGTGGGCATCGCCGTGGGCGCGATGCTCGCCTCCGTCAACGACTTCCTCATCACCCGCAGCGACGTCGAGCTGGCGCAGGCCGCGGCGACGTGGCGCTTCGGCACGCTGAACGCCATCTCCTGGCCGCAGGTCGGGCCCGCGCTCGCGGTGCTGGCCGTGCTCGTGCCGCTCGCCTTCCTCGGCGAGCGCCCGCTGCGCCTGCTCGAGATGGGCGACGACACCGCGCGCGCCCTCGGGCTGGCCGTGGACCGCTGGCGTCCGACGCTCCTCGCCGCGGGCGTCGGGCTGGCCGCCGTGGGCGTCGCGGCGGTGGGCCCGGTGGGGTTCGTCGCGCTCGCGGCGCCGCACCTCGCCCGGCGGATGATGCCCGCGAGCGCCGGCCGCATGCTCCCCGCCCTCGTGGTCGGCGCGCTGCTGCTGAGCGTCGCCGACCTCGTGGCGGGCAGACTGCTCAGCCCGTTCCAGATCCCCGTCGGCCTCGCCACGTCGGCGCTCGGCGGGCTGTACCTGCTGTGGCTGCTGGCGGCGCCGGATCCGACGCGGCGGGCGTCCGCGCGCAGGTGA
- a CDS encoding FecCD family ABC transporter permease, with protein sequence MAPTPPSASRAAGAAVAGAALVALVALVALSLATGAREIALDGVWRAVLHPADGSRDAIIVWQLRLPRTLLAVAVGVLLAVAGVVMQAMTRNPLAEPGLLGVNAGASLAVVLAVSVLGTGTAAGYVAPAFAGSAVAAVVVVLVGMRAGPRADPTRLLLAGTALTASLASVTGVITLADPRTFGDYRSWVVGSVAGRDPADLAWILPLAAAVVLAALLLVRPLGVLALGEDAATALGSRVGLVRLAGFALVTVACGAATAAAGPISFVGLVVPHAVRLVVGRRDRAVLVGSVVAGPMLVLLADVVGRVVARPGELEAGIVTAFVGAPVLLALVLRRSRGAR encoded by the coding sequence ATGGCCCCCACTCCCCCGTCCGCCTCCCGCGCGGCCGGGGCCGCCGTCGCCGGCGCGGCGCTCGTGGCGCTCGTCGCGCTCGTCGCGCTCAGCCTCGCGACCGGGGCCCGCGAGATCGCGCTCGACGGCGTGTGGCGCGCCGTGCTGCACCCGGCCGACGGCAGCCGCGACGCGATCATCGTCTGGCAGCTCCGGCTGCCGCGCACGCTCCTCGCGGTCGCGGTGGGCGTGCTGCTCGCCGTCGCCGGCGTCGTGATGCAGGCGATGACCCGCAACCCGCTCGCCGAGCCGGGCCTCCTCGGCGTCAACGCCGGTGCGTCGCTCGCGGTCGTGCTCGCCGTGTCGGTGCTCGGGACGGGCACCGCCGCGGGGTACGTGGCGCCCGCGTTCGCCGGGTCGGCCGTGGCCGCGGTGGTCGTGGTGCTCGTGGGGATGCGGGCGGGCCCCCGCGCGGATCCGACGCGCCTCCTGCTCGCCGGCACCGCGCTCACCGCGAGCCTCGCCTCCGTCACGGGCGTGATCACGCTCGCCGACCCCCGCACCTTCGGCGACTACCGGTCGTGGGTGGTCGGCTCGGTGGCCGGGCGGGATCCGGCCGACCTCGCCTGGATCCTCCCGCTCGCCGCCGCCGTGGTCCTCGCCGCGCTGCTCCTCGTGCGCCCGCTCGGCGTGCTCGCGCTCGGCGAGGACGCCGCGACCGCGCTCGGCAGCCGCGTCGGCCTCGTGCGGCTCGCGGGGTTCGCGCTCGTGACGGTCGCGTGCGGCGCGGCGACCGCGGCGGCCGGGCCGATCTCGTTCGTCGGCCTCGTGGTGCCGCACGCCGTGCGCCTCGTCGTCGGCCGCCGCGACCGCGCCGTGCTGGTCGGGTCGGTGGTCGCCGGGCCGATGCTCGTGCTGCTGGCCGACGTCGTGGGGCGGGTCGTGGCGCGGCCGGGCGAGCTCGAGGCGGGCATCGTCACGGCGTTCGTCGGCGCGCCCGTGCTGCTGGCGCTCGTGCTGCGGCGCTCGCGGGGCGCGCGGTGA
- a CDS encoding ABC transporter substrate-binding protein: MIPSPPRAARPASRRRAGRARRPLGGLALAAAALVSLAACSGAGAASGSGPDAAAAPAGSPDGAYTTPRTMPAGKGSGQPDGVFPRTVAHFAGSTTIPAAPTRVVVISTGQADALLTLGVVPVASTAADGADLVPAYLSKAFPEDAAALGAMTSVGNRIAPDVESVAAAKPDLILMNTAGKDAASLYASLSAIAPTVATQGTGLHWKEDMLLLADAVGRTAQAADWLDSYQSDAAAYGATVPDGTTVSFVRSSADRLRVFGVASFAGSVAEDAALARPESQGFTDETSQDISEEQLDLADGGHVFAGVQGGDDTALTGLPLWPTLQAVSDDAVTFVDDDVFYLNTGPTAARAVLDAMEAALS; encoded by the coding sequence GTGATCCCCTCCCCGCCCCGAGCCGCCCGACCCGCCTCCCGCCGCCGCGCCGGCCGCGCCCGCCGCCCCCTCGGCGGCCTCGCGCTGGCCGCGGCCGCGCTCGTCTCCCTCGCCGCGTGCAGCGGTGCCGGCGCCGCGAGCGGATCCGGGCCCGACGCGGCGGCGGCCCCCGCCGGCAGCCCGGACGGCGCCTACACGACCCCGCGCACCATGCCCGCGGGCAAGGGGAGCGGCCAGCCCGACGGCGTGTTCCCGCGCACGGTCGCGCACTTCGCCGGATCCACGACCATCCCGGCCGCCCCGACGCGCGTGGTCGTCATCTCCACCGGCCAGGCGGATGCGCTGCTCACCCTCGGCGTCGTGCCGGTCGCCTCCACCGCGGCCGACGGCGCCGACCTCGTCCCCGCGTACCTGTCGAAGGCGTTCCCGGAGGACGCGGCCGCGCTCGGCGCGATGACGTCGGTCGGCAACCGCATCGCGCCCGACGTCGAGAGCGTCGCCGCCGCGAAGCCCGACCTGATCCTCATGAACACCGCCGGCAAGGACGCCGCGTCCCTCTACGCGAGCCTCTCGGCGATCGCCCCGACGGTCGCGACGCAGGGCACGGGCCTGCACTGGAAGGAGGACATGCTGCTCCTCGCCGACGCGGTCGGGCGCACCGCGCAGGCGGCCGACTGGCTCGACTCCTACCAGTCGGACGCGGCGGCGTACGGCGCGACGGTGCCCGACGGCACGACGGTCTCGTTCGTGCGCTCCTCCGCCGACCGGCTGCGCGTCTTCGGCGTCGCGTCGTTCGCCGGGTCCGTGGCCGAGGACGCGGCCCTCGCGCGCCCGGAGTCGCAGGGCTTCACCGACGAGACCTCCCAGGACATCAGCGAGGAGCAGCTCGACCTCGCGGACGGCGGCCACGTGTTCGCGGGCGTGCAGGGCGGCGACGACACGGCGCTCACCGGGCTCCCGCTCTGGCCGACCCTCCAGGCCGTCTCGGACGACGCGGTGACCTTCGTCGACGACGACGTCTTCTACCTCAACACCGGCCCCACGGCGGCGCGCGCGGTGCTCGACGCGATGGAGGCGGCGCTCAGCTAG
- a CDS encoding GNAT family N-acetyltransferase, producing the protein MLAPLALPVPLAARIEDVVLRRATAADLGPLMELLADDPVSASRGDRADPADTVLYRNALERILLDPANDLLVATDAEGALVGTMQLTLIPGMARRGSARLQVEAVRVGSDRRSAGIGGAMMRWVADTAAPALGAALVQLTSDAARVDAHRFYERLGYARSHVGFKLGIPAATPPTPAP; encoded by the coding sequence GTGCTCGCGCCCCTCGCCCTCCCCGTCCCGCTCGCCGCACGCATCGAGGACGTGGTCCTCCGCCGCGCGACCGCTGCCGACCTCGGCCCCCTCATGGAGCTGCTCGCCGACGACCCGGTGAGCGCCTCGCGGGGCGACCGCGCGGATCCCGCCGACACCGTCCTCTACCGGAACGCACTGGAGCGCATCCTCCTCGACCCGGCGAACGACCTGCTGGTCGCGACCGACGCGGAGGGCGCGCTCGTCGGCACGATGCAGCTCACGCTCATCCCCGGCATGGCCCGACGCGGCAGCGCCCGCCTCCAGGTCGAGGCCGTGCGCGTCGGGAGCGACCGGCGCTCAGCCGGCATCGGCGGCGCGATGATGCGGTGGGTCGCCGACACCGCCGCGCCCGCCCTCGGTGCCGCGCTCGTGCAGCTCACCTCCGACGCGGCCCGCGTCGACGCCCACCGCTTCTACGAGCGCCTCGGGTACGCGCGGTCGCACGTGGGCTTCAAGCTCGGGATCCCCGCCGCGACGCCGCCGACGCCCGCGCCCTAG